The window CGACCACGTGGGAGCTCATGATGTCGCCGGCCTTGATGCCCTCGAAGATGGCCGCGTACTTGGCGAGCTTAAGATTTTCCGTCATCGCTGCCCCGCAAGCCCGAGGCGTAGATCTTGCCGCAGGACGAGTACAGGTAGCCGCGGGTCCTGAGCAGCAGGAAATTGTTGGCGCGGGCAAAGGCGATGGTCTCCGGGGCGATGTTCTTGCCGCGCACCACGATCAGCCCCAGCAGGTCGGTGACCAGGGCGGTGCGGATGACCTGCGGGTACGTGTAGCCGGTGAGGATGATCATCCCCGGCTTGGACAGCGCCAGCATGTCGCTGATCATGTCACTGGCGCCGACCGACTTCACTTCCTCGCCGAGCTTGTCCTCACCCGAAAGCACTTCGGCATCGAGCATGGCGACGATATCGCGGACAATGATCATGTTTTCAGACCTCTTCGCCGGGCCAGGCGGATCGGGCGCCGGGCGCAGCCTATCATTTCAGTTTTCGCTGTAGATCTCTTTTTCGTACTCGGTTTCCAGGCGCAGCTTGTGCTTGGCCTCTTCCTGGGCCAGGGCCAGGAAGGTGTCGCGCAGCCCCTCGTCCTGGGCCATGGCTGCCAGGTCGTTGTAGAACTTGAACGAGGACTTTTCCCGGCGCATGGCCACGATCAGCGCCTCCTGGTAGTCCATGCCCGGGGTGGGGACGATGTTGACCAGGTAGTCGACGATCTTCAGGTCGGTCACCTGCTTGGCCGCGGGCTTGAAGGTGCTGCCCGTTTTGACCCGCTGGAGCTTTTCCTTGTGCTTGTTCTCCTCGCCGGCGAACTGGACGAACTGCTCGCTCAGTGCTTTGTTTTCCAGCTTCTTCGACCACTCCAAGTAGAACTGGCGCGCCTCCTCTTCCTTTTCGATGGCGAAGTCCAGGACCTCGTTGACCGACTTGAAGGTCGTCAGCATATCCATCGGCTGGCCGCAGCAGACCAGTTCTCCCTTGCCCGCGGCGATCACCTTGACGATCTTGCCGCATATTGCGCACTTGTAGAATTCACTCATGGCTACCTCCAGGTTTTTCAAAACCTGATTGTAGCATTGCTGGGGAAAAATCGCAAACAGAGGTAGGGGCACGGCGCGCCGTGCCCCTACATGCCTTTCCGCCTTGTTTTTAATTTTTCGCGGGACTATAATTCGGTCGTGGAATGCAACACCTGTCATGGCGAGATCCCCGAAGGGTTGACGATTTGCCCGCATTGCGGCGGCCGCGCCGCCGTTGAACGGGGAAGGCTCGCCGAGCTGAAGAAAATATTTTCCAACCGCTACGATTTCATCCGCTTGCTGGGCATCGGCGGCTTCGCCGAGGTCTATCTCGCCCTGGACAAGATGCTGGAAAGGGAAGTGGCCATCAAGATCCTGCTGCCGCAGCACAGCCAGGACCCGCAGACGGTCGAGCGCTTCCTGCGCGAGGCACGGCTGTATGCCAAGCTGGAGCACAAGAACATCATCCCCGTCTACGACACCGGCATCCTGGAGGGGCAGGTTTTCATCACCATGAAGTACATCCGCGGCGAAAGCCTGAAGCAC is drawn from Candidatus Aminicenantes bacterium and contains these coding sequences:
- a CDS encoding desulfoferrodoxin FeS4 iron-binding domain-containing protein, whose amino-acid sequence is MSEFYKCAICGKIVKVIAAGKGELVCCGQPMDMLTTFKSVNEVLDFAIEKEEEARQFYLEWSKKLENKALSEQFVQFAGEENKHKEKLQRVKTGSTFKPAAKQVTDLKIVDYLVNIVPTPGMDYQEALIVAMRREKSSFKFYNDLAAMAQDEGLRDTFLALAQEEAKHKLRLETEYEKEIYSEN
- a CDS encoding DRTGG domain-containing protein, coding for MIIVRDIVAMLDAEVLSGEDKLGEEVKSVGASDMISDMLALSKPGMIILTGYTYPQVIRTALVTDLLGLIVVRGKNIAPETIAFARANNFLLLRTRGYLYSSCGKIYASGLRGSDDGKS